Genomic window (Ancylothrix sp. D3o):
CTTTTTTTACTTTAATTACTTTAGGCTTTCCCAGCCAGACGAGCTTAATATTTTTTTAATAATTACCTCGATTGGTAAAAGTGTATTAAGTAGGGTGGGCCGGTGCCCACCACGCCACGCCTCAATCGGCATTAATGGTGTTTCTGAGAGTTTGACAAAATTCGCCAATGGCTTGTAAGCCTTGTTCTGGCGTACCATCAGCCAAACGTTTAACAAAGGCACTACCGACAATCACCGCGTCTGCGCCCCAGTTTTTCACTTGTTTGGCTTGTTCGGGGGAAGAAATGCCAAAACCGACTCCGATGGGTTTATCTGTGAGTTGCCGCATTTCGGTGAGGATGTCTTCTACACGGCTTTGAATTTCTCCTCTCATCCCGGTTACGCCGGTCACACTCACTAAATAAATGAAACCTTGGGATTTTTCGCTGATCGCTTTAATGCGTTCTGGGGGGCTGGTAGGGGCAACAAGTAAAATGATTTCTATGCCGTATTGGGAGGCCGGTTTGAGCAAGGCTTCGGCTTCTTCTAAGGGTAAGTCAGGAACTACTAAACCTTTTACGCCAACACCGGCAATTTGTTGTAAAAACTTATCAATGCCTCGATTTAGAATAGGATTGTAGTAAGTAAACAAAATTATCGGCGCTTTGAGGTTAGGAGTTAAACCGGCCAGCATTTCTAACACTTGTTCTAGTTTTGTTCCCCGTTCTAAAGCTCGCGTTGCGGCGGCTTGAATCACCGGCCCATCTGCCAGAGGGTCAGAATAAGGCACCCCTAACTCAATAATATCTGCACCGCTTTTATCGAGAAGTTGTAATGCTTTGGCGGTGGTTTCTAAATCTGGATCGCCGGCGGTGATAAAAGGAATTAAAGCAATTGTGTTGCTTTTTTTTAGGCTCTCAAAACTTTGGGAAATAGAATTCATTTGATCTTGGTAATCGGTAAGCGTTCATTGGCAAATCAAAAGCAATTAATTATACCATTGCCTTTTGCTGATATTTTATAAAAATCTTTTTTAGCTGAGAAAAACTCATCAAAAATTTAAATTTTAAAACTTTAAACTTTTATGGTTTTTGTTGTCGGCTTTTTTCTTCTTCCACTTCTGCTTGCAGTTTAGCAAGTTCTTCCGGGGTGAGTTCTTCTAAGCGTTTTTGAAATACAGCATCTTCGTAGTCTTTGAGTTGTTGATTGTAGGTCATATTTTGAGTAACAGCGCGGAAAAGATAGCTTAACAACCAGCCAATTAAGACAACAACTAATAAAACTTGACTCCAAATACCGGCATCCATGCTGTCTAGTCCTGCGGCTTGCAAAACCAAATAAGCCAAACCACCGGCAATAAAGATGCCTAAACCAATACCAATAACATCAATTCTTCGCATAAAAAAAGGCCAATAAGAACACAGACAGCGCAGAGTAAGGCTGAGGGGGGGGTGATTTTCGGCCCGCCCTCACCAAGTCCCATCAGGTAGGAATTTGCCGGCGTTTGGGCCGTAAATTCAAAAATGGGGCCAAAAGCATTAAACCGGGGAAGAAAAAGAAGACTAAAAAGTACATGAAACCCCGTTCAAAAGAACTGACGATATACCAGCGTTTTTGCAGGTAAATATAAAGACCAAAGGGGACTACCAGAAGGTAAGCGCCACCTAAAACCACATACAGCAACAGTGCAATTTCCATTTTTGCCTCGTGATGATTCAAATAATGATAGCGGCTAGTTTGGCCCGAAAGCGGATGTGGCCCT
Coding sequences:
- the trpA gene encoding tryptophan synthase subunit alpha produces the protein MNSISQSFESLKKSNTIALIPFITAGDPDLETTAKALQLLDKSGADIIELGVPYSDPLADGPVIQAAATRALERGTKLEQVLEMLAGLTPNLKAPIILFTYYNPILNRGIDKFLQQIAGVGVKGLVVPDLPLEEAEALLKPASQYGIEIILLVAPTSPPERIKAISEKSQGFIYLVSVTGVTGMRGEIQSRVEDILTEMRQLTDKPIGVGFGISSPEQAKQVKNWGADAVIVGSAFVKRLADGTPEQGLQAIGEFCQTLRNTINAD
- a CDS encoding DUF3007 family protein encodes the protein MRRIDVIGIGLGIFIAGGLAYLVLQAAGLDSMDAGIWSQVLLVVVLIGWLLSYLFRAVTQNMTYNQQLKDYEDAVFQKRLEELTPEELAKLQAEVEEEKSRQQKP
- the ndhL gene encoding NAD(P)H-quinone oxidoreductase subunit L; amino-acid sequence: MNHHEAKMEIALLLYVVLGGAYLLVVPFGLYIYLQKRWYIVSSFERGFMYFLVFFFFPGLMLLAPFLNLRPKRRQIPT